One Arvicanthis niloticus isolate mArvNil1 chromosome 13, mArvNil1.pat.X, whole genome shotgun sequence genomic window carries:
- the Mrtfa gene encoding myocardin-related transcription factor A isoform X5, with translation MAALRRAGMETGCLQYWPLESYISSPLEKTKICQPACRILPFSWIVLKPGKDSYSAVCLTPFHSLREVLQLKLQQRRTREELVSQGIMPPLKSPAAFHEQRRSLERARTEDYLKRKIRSRPERSELVRMHILEETSAEPSLQAKQLKLKRARLADDLNEKIAQRPGPMELVEKNILPVESSLKEAIIVGQVNYPKVADSSSFDEDSSDALSPEQPASHESQGSVPSPLESRVSDPLPSATSISPTQVLSQLPMAPDPGETLFLAEQPPLPPTPLLPPSLTNGSIVPTAKPAPTLIKQSQPKSASEKSQRSKKAKELKPKVKKLKYHQYIPPDQKQDKGAPAMDSSYAKILQQQQLFLQLQILNQQQQQQQQQQHYNYQAILPAPPKPAGETPGSSTPTPSRSLSTSSSSSSGTPGSGGLARQNSTALASKPGALPANLDDMKVAELKQELKLRSLPVSGTKTELIERLRAYQDQVSPAPGAPKAPATTSVLSKAGEIVKEEGARAASCCLSPGARAELEGLDKDQMLQEKDKQIEELTRMLQQKQQLVELLRLQLEQQKRAQQPAPASSPVKRESGFSSCQLSCQPQGSARAFGPGLVVPTTNHGDAQAPAPESPPVVVKQEAVPPEPDLAPGSQLLLGSQGSGFLKRVSPPTLVTDSTGTHLILTVTNKSADGPGLPTGSPQQPLSQPGSPAPGPPAQMDLEHPPQPSFATPTSLLKKEPPSYEETVTQQPKQQENGSSSQHMDDLFDILIQSGEISADFKEPPSLPGKEKSPPAAAYGPPLTPQPSPLSELPQAAPPPGSPTLPGRLEDFLESSTGLPLLTSGHEGPEPLSLIDDLHSQMLSSSAILDHPPSPMDTSELHFAPEPSSGMGLDLAVGHLDSMDWLELSSGGPVLSLAPLSTAAPSLFSMDFLDGHDLQLHWDSCL, from the exons CTTTGAAAAGTCCGGCTGCATTTCATGAGCAGAGAAGGAGTCTGGAGCGGGCCAGG ACCGAGGACTATTTGAAACGGAAGATCCGCTCCCGGCCGGAGAGATCAGAGCTGGTCAGGATGCATATTCTGGAAG AGACCTcggctgagccttctctccaggccAAGCAGCTGAAGCTGAAGAGAGCCAGGCTGGCTGATGACCTAAATGAGAAGATTGCACAGAGGCCTGGCCCTATGGAGCTGGTGGAGAAGAACATCCTGCCTGTGGAGTCCAGCCTGAAGGAAGCTATCATTG TGGGCCAGGTGAATTACCCAAAGGTAGCAGACAGTTCCTCCTTCGATGAGGACAGCAGTGATGCCCTGTCTCCTGAGCAGCCTGCCAGCCATGAGTCCCAGGGTTCAGTGCCATCACCCTTGGAGTCCCGAGTCAGTGATCCACTGCCCAGTGCCACCTCCATATCACCCACTCAG GTTCTTTCTCAGCTCCCGATGGCTCCGGATCCTGGAGAGACACTTTTCCTGGCAGAgcagcctcctctgcctcccacaccGCTGCTGCCCCCCAGCCTGACCAATGGAAGCATCGTCCCCACTGCCAAGCCTGCTCCCACACTCATTAAG CAAAGCCAACCAAAGTCTGCCAGCGAGAAGTCACAGCGCAGCAAGAAGGCCAAGGAGCTGAAGCCAAAGGTGAAGAAGCTCAAGTACCACCAGTACATCCCCCCGGACCAAAAGCAGGACAAGGGGGCACCCGCCATGGACTCTTCCTATGCCAAGatcctgcagcagcagcagctcttcTTGCAGCTGCAGATCCtcaaccagcagcagcagcagcagcagcagcagcagcactacAACTACCAGGCCATCCTGCCTGCCCCTCCCAA GCCTGCGGGTGAGActccaggaagcagcacccccaccccatctcggAGCCtctccaccagcagcagctctagCTCAGGCACCCCAGGGTCCGGCGGGCTGGCACGGCAGAACAGCACTGCACTAGCCAGCAAGCCAGGAGCCCTGCCAGCCAACCTGGACGACATGAAG GTGGCAGAGCTGAAGCAGGAGCTGAAGTTGCGGTCGCTGCCCGTCTCAGGCACCAAGACAGAGCTGATTGAGCGCCTGCGTGCCTACCAAGACCAAGTCAGCCCGGCTCCAGGAGCCCCCAAGGCCCCTGCCACCACCTCTGTCCTGTCCAAGGCTGGTGAG ATCGTGAAGGAGGAGGGTGCCCGAGCTGCGTCCTGCTGCCTGAGCCCCGGTGCACGGGCTGAGCTGGAGGGACTGGACAAGGACCAGATGCTGCAGGAGAAGGACAAGCAGATTGAGGAGCTGACCCGAATGCTCCAACAGAAGCAGCAGCTGGTTGAGCTGCTGCGGCTACAGCTGGAGCAGCAGAAGCGGGCCCAGCAGCCAGCCCCAGCCAGCAGCCCTGTGAAGCGGGAAAGTGGTTTCTCCAGTTGCCAGCTGAGCTGCCAGCCCCAGGGCTCTGCCCGTGCCTTTGGCCCTGGCCTTGTGGTTCCCACTACCAACCATGGAGACGCCCAGGCCCCAGCCCCAGAGTCCCCACCTGTGGTGGTGAAGCAGGAAGCTGTGCCACCTGAGCCAGATCTGGCCCCTGGCTCCCAGCTGCTCTTGGGCTCCCAGGGCTCCGGCTTCCTCAAGAGGGTCAGCCCTCCTACCCTGGTCACTGACTCAACAGGGACTCACCTCATCCTCACTGTGACCAATAAAAGTGCGGATGGCCCTGGCCTGCCCACGGGGAGCCCCCAGCAG CCCTTGTCCCAGCCtggctctccagcccctggtccACCTGCTCAGATGGACCTGGAGCACCCACCTCAGCCTTCATTTGCAACCCCCACATCTCTGCTGAAGAAGGAGCCGCCTAGTTATGAAGAAACTGTGACTCAGCAGCCTAAGCAGCAG GAAAATGGCTCCTCCAGTCAGCACATGGATGATCTGTTTGATATTCTTATTCAGAGTGGAG AGATTTCAGCAGATTTCAAAGAGCCACCATCCCTGCCAGGCAAGGAGAAGTCACCTCCAGCAGCAGCATACGGACCTCCGTTGACACCACAGCCCTCGCCTTTGAGTGAGCTCCCCCAGGCTGCTCCTCCGCCAGGTTCCCCCACACTCCCAGGGCGCCTTGAAGACTTCCTGGAGAGCAGCACAGGGCTGCCCCTGCTGACAAGTGGGCATGAGGGACCAGAACCCCTTTCCCTCATTGACGACCTCCACAGCCAGATGCTGAGCAGCTCTGCCATCCTGGACCACCCCCCATCACCCATGGACACCTCTGAATTGCACTTTGCTCCTGAGCCCAGCAGTGGTATGGGCCTGGACCTGGCTGTTGGCCACTTGGACAGCATGGACTGGCTGGAGCTGTCATCTGGTGGCCCTGTGCTCAGCCTGGCTCCCCTCAGCACTGCAGCCCCCAGCCTCTTCTCGATGGACTTCCTGGATGGCCACGACTTGCAGCTCCACTGGGATTCCTGCTTGTAG
- the Mrtfa gene encoding myocardin-related transcription factor A isoform X4, with protein sequence MPPLKSPAAFHEQRRSLERARTEDYLKRKIRSRPERSELVRMHILEETSAEPSLQAKQLKLKRARLADDLNEKIAQRPGPMELVEKNILPVESSLKEAIIVGQVNYPKVADSSSFDEDSSDALSPEQPASHESQGSVPSPLESRVSDPLPSATSISPTQVLSQLPMAPDPGETLFLAEQPPLPPTPLLPPSLTNGSIVPTAKPAPTLIKQSQPKSASEKSQRSKKAKELKPKVKKLKYHQYIPPDQKQDKGAPAMDSSYAKILQQQQLFLQLQILNQQQQQQQQQQHYNYQAILPAPPKPAGETPGSSTPTPSRSLSTSSSSSSGTPGSGGLARQNSTALASKPGALPANLDDMKVAELKQELKLRSLPVSGTKTELIERLRAYQDQVSPAPGAPKAPATTSVLSKAGEVVVAFPAALLSTGSALVTAGLAPAEMVVATVTSNGMVKFGSTGSTPPVSPTPSERSLLSTGDENSTPGDAFGEMVTSPLTQLTLQASPLQIVKEEGARAASCCLSPGARAELEGLDKDQMLQEKDKQIEELTRMLQQKQQLVELLRLQLEQQKRAQQPAPASSPVKRESGFSSCQLSCQPQGSARAFGPGLVVPTTNHGDAQAPAPESPPVVVKQEAVPPEPDLAPGSQLLLGSQGSGFLKRVSPPTLVTDSTGTHLILTVTNKSADGPGLPTGSPQQPLSQPGSPAPGPPAQMDLEHPPQPSFATPTSLLKKEPPSYEETVTQQPKQQENGSSSQHMDDLFDILIQSGEISADFKEPPSLPGKEKSPPAAAYGPPLTPQPSPLSELPQAAPPPGSPTLPGRLEDFLESSTGLPLLTSGHEGPEPLSLIDDLHSQMLSSSAILDHPPSPMDTSELHFAPEPSSGMGLDLAVGHLDSMDWLELSSGGPVLSLAPLSTAAPSLFSMDFLDGHDLQLHWDSCL encoded by the exons CTTTGAAAAGTCCGGCTGCATTTCATGAGCAGAGAAGGAGTCTGGAGCGGGCCAGG ACCGAGGACTATTTGAAACGGAAGATCCGCTCCCGGCCGGAGAGATCAGAGCTGGTCAGGATGCATATTCTGGAAG AGACCTcggctgagccttctctccaggccAAGCAGCTGAAGCTGAAGAGAGCCAGGCTGGCTGATGACCTAAATGAGAAGATTGCACAGAGGCCTGGCCCTATGGAGCTGGTGGAGAAGAACATCCTGCCTGTGGAGTCCAGCCTGAAGGAAGCTATCATTG TGGGCCAGGTGAATTACCCAAAGGTAGCAGACAGTTCCTCCTTCGATGAGGACAGCAGTGATGCCCTGTCTCCTGAGCAGCCTGCCAGCCATGAGTCCCAGGGTTCAGTGCCATCACCCTTGGAGTCCCGAGTCAGTGATCCACTGCCCAGTGCCACCTCCATATCACCCACTCAG GTTCTTTCTCAGCTCCCGATGGCTCCGGATCCTGGAGAGACACTTTTCCTGGCAGAgcagcctcctctgcctcccacaccGCTGCTGCCCCCCAGCCTGACCAATGGAAGCATCGTCCCCACTGCCAAGCCTGCTCCCACACTCATTAAG CAAAGCCAACCAAAGTCTGCCAGCGAGAAGTCACAGCGCAGCAAGAAGGCCAAGGAGCTGAAGCCAAAGGTGAAGAAGCTCAAGTACCACCAGTACATCCCCCCGGACCAAAAGCAGGACAAGGGGGCACCCGCCATGGACTCTTCCTATGCCAAGatcctgcagcagcagcagctcttcTTGCAGCTGCAGATCCtcaaccagcagcagcagcagcagcagcagcagcagcactacAACTACCAGGCCATCCTGCCTGCCCCTCCCAA GCCTGCGGGTGAGActccaggaagcagcacccccaccccatctcggAGCCtctccaccagcagcagctctagCTCAGGCACCCCAGGGTCCGGCGGGCTGGCACGGCAGAACAGCACTGCACTAGCCAGCAAGCCAGGAGCCCTGCCAGCCAACCTGGACGACATGAAG GTGGCAGAGCTGAAGCAGGAGCTGAAGTTGCGGTCGCTGCCCGTCTCAGGCACCAAGACAGAGCTGATTGAGCGCCTGCGTGCCTACCAAGACCAAGTCAGCCCGGCTCCAGGAGCCCCCAAGGCCCCTGCCACCACCTCTGTCCTGTCCAAGGCTGGTGAGGTAGTGGTCGCCTTCCCTGCGGCCCTGCTAAGCACAGGGTCAGCTCTTGTAACAGCAGGCCTTGCACCAGCTGAGATGGTGGTGGCCACAGTAACCAGCAATGGCATGGTGAAGTTTGGCAGCACAGGCTCCACACCCCCTGTGTCTCCCACCCCTTCAGAGCGCTCACTGCTCAGCACGGGTGATGAGAATTCCACACCTGGGGATGCCTTTGGTGAAATGGTGACATCGCCGCTGACACAGCTCACCCTGCAGGCCTCCCCCCTGCAGATCGTGAAGGAGGAGGGTGCCCGAGCTGCGTCCTGCTGCCTGAGCCCCGGTGCACGGGCTGAGCTGGAGGGACTGGACAAGGACCAGATGCTGCAGGAGAAGGACAAGCAGATTGAGGAGCTGACCCGAATGCTCCAACAGAAGCAGCAGCTGGTTGAGCTGCTGCGGCTACAGCTGGAGCAGCAGAAGCGGGCCCAGCAGCCAGCCCCAGCCAGCAGCCCTGTGAAGCGGGAAAGTGGTTTCTCCAGTTGCCAGCTGAGCTGCCAGCCCCAGGGCTCTGCCCGTGCCTTTGGCCCTGGCCTTGTGGTTCCCACTACCAACCATGGAGACGCCCAGGCCCCAGCCCCAGAGTCCCCACCTGTGGTGGTGAAGCAGGAAGCTGTGCCACCTGAGCCAGATCTGGCCCCTGGCTCCCAGCTGCTCTTGGGCTCCCAGGGCTCCGGCTTCCTCAAGAGGGTCAGCCCTCCTACCCTGGTCACTGACTCAACAGGGACTCACCTCATCCTCACTGTGACCAATAAAAGTGCGGATGGCCCTGGCCTGCCCACGGGGAGCCCCCAGCAG CCCTTGTCCCAGCCtggctctccagcccctggtccACCTGCTCAGATGGACCTGGAGCACCCACCTCAGCCTTCATTTGCAACCCCCACATCTCTGCTGAAGAAGGAGCCGCCTAGTTATGAAGAAACTGTGACTCAGCAGCCTAAGCAGCAG GAAAATGGCTCCTCCAGTCAGCACATGGATGATCTGTTTGATATTCTTATTCAGAGTGGAG AGATTTCAGCAGATTTCAAAGAGCCACCATCCCTGCCAGGCAAGGAGAAGTCACCTCCAGCAGCAGCATACGGACCTCCGTTGACACCACAGCCCTCGCCTTTGAGTGAGCTCCCCCAGGCTGCTCCTCCGCCAGGTTCCCCCACACTCCCAGGGCGCCTTGAAGACTTCCTGGAGAGCAGCACAGGGCTGCCCCTGCTGACAAGTGGGCATGAGGGACCAGAACCCCTTTCCCTCATTGACGACCTCCACAGCCAGATGCTGAGCAGCTCTGCCATCCTGGACCACCCCCCATCACCCATGGACACCTCTGAATTGCACTTTGCTCCTGAGCCCAGCAGTGGTATGGGCCTGGACCTGGCTGTTGGCCACTTGGACAGCATGGACTGGCTGGAGCTGTCATCTGGTGGCCCTGTGCTCAGCCTGGCTCCCCTCAGCACTGCAGCCCCCAGCCTCTTCTCGATGGACTTCCTGGATGGCCACGACTTGCAGCTCCACTGGGATTCCTGCTTGTAG
- the Mrtfa gene encoding myocardin-related transcription factor A isoform X2, whose product MTLLEPEVLMTAVQSVLQLKLQQRRTREELVSQGIMPPLKSPAAFHEQRRSLERARTEDYLKRKIRSRPERSELVRMHILEETSAEPSLQAKQLKLKRARLADDLNEKIAQRPGPMELVEKNILPVESSLKEAIIVGQVNYPKVADSSSFDEDSSDALSPEQPASHESQGSVPSPLESRVSDPLPSATSISPTQVLSQLPMAPDPGETLFLAEQPPLPPTPLLPPSLTNGSIVPTAKPAPTLIKQSQPKSASEKSQRSKKAKELKPKVKKLKYHQYIPPDQKQDKGAPAMDSSYAKILQQQQLFLQLQILNQQQQQQQQQQHYNYQAILPAPPKPAGETPGSSTPTPSRSLSTSSSSSSGTPGSGGLARQNSTALASKPGALPANLDDMKVAELKQELKLRSLPVSGTKTELIERLRAYQDQVSPAPGAPKAPATTSVLSKAGEVVVAFPAALLSTGSALVTAGLAPAEMVVATVTSNGMVKFGSTGSTPPVSPTPSERSLLSTGDENSTPGDAFGEMVTSPLTQLTLQASPLQIVKEEGARAASCCLSPGARAELEGLDKDQMLQEKDKQIEELTRMLQQKQQLVELLRLQLEQQKRAQQPAPASSPVKRESGFSSCQLSCQPQGSARAFGPGLVVPTTNHGDAQAPAPESPPVVVKQEAVPPEPDLAPGSQLLLGSQGSGFLKRVSPPTLVTDSTGTHLILTVTNKSADGPGLPTGSPQQPLSQPGSPAPGPPAQMDLEHPPQPSFATPTSLLKKEPPSYEETVTQQPKQQENGSSSQHMDDLFDILIQSGEISADFKEPPSLPGKEKSPPAAAYGPPLTPQPSPLSELPQAAPPPGSPTLPGRLEDFLESSTGLPLLTSGHEGPEPLSLIDDLHSQMLSSSAILDHPPSPMDTSELHFAPEPSSGMGLDLAVGHLDSMDWLELSSGGPVLSLAPLSTAAPSLFSMDFLDGHDLQLHWDSCL is encoded by the exons CTTTGAAAAGTCCGGCTGCATTTCATGAGCAGAGAAGGAGTCTGGAGCGGGCCAGG ACCGAGGACTATTTGAAACGGAAGATCCGCTCCCGGCCGGAGAGATCAGAGCTGGTCAGGATGCATATTCTGGAAG AGACCTcggctgagccttctctccaggccAAGCAGCTGAAGCTGAAGAGAGCCAGGCTGGCTGATGACCTAAATGAGAAGATTGCACAGAGGCCTGGCCCTATGGAGCTGGTGGAGAAGAACATCCTGCCTGTGGAGTCCAGCCTGAAGGAAGCTATCATTG TGGGCCAGGTGAATTACCCAAAGGTAGCAGACAGTTCCTCCTTCGATGAGGACAGCAGTGATGCCCTGTCTCCTGAGCAGCCTGCCAGCCATGAGTCCCAGGGTTCAGTGCCATCACCCTTGGAGTCCCGAGTCAGTGATCCACTGCCCAGTGCCACCTCCATATCACCCACTCAG GTTCTTTCTCAGCTCCCGATGGCTCCGGATCCTGGAGAGACACTTTTCCTGGCAGAgcagcctcctctgcctcccacaccGCTGCTGCCCCCCAGCCTGACCAATGGAAGCATCGTCCCCACTGCCAAGCCTGCTCCCACACTCATTAAG CAAAGCCAACCAAAGTCTGCCAGCGAGAAGTCACAGCGCAGCAAGAAGGCCAAGGAGCTGAAGCCAAAGGTGAAGAAGCTCAAGTACCACCAGTACATCCCCCCGGACCAAAAGCAGGACAAGGGGGCACCCGCCATGGACTCTTCCTATGCCAAGatcctgcagcagcagcagctcttcTTGCAGCTGCAGATCCtcaaccagcagcagcagcagcagcagcagcagcagcactacAACTACCAGGCCATCCTGCCTGCCCCTCCCAA GCCTGCGGGTGAGActccaggaagcagcacccccaccccatctcggAGCCtctccaccagcagcagctctagCTCAGGCACCCCAGGGTCCGGCGGGCTGGCACGGCAGAACAGCACTGCACTAGCCAGCAAGCCAGGAGCCCTGCCAGCCAACCTGGACGACATGAAG GTGGCAGAGCTGAAGCAGGAGCTGAAGTTGCGGTCGCTGCCCGTCTCAGGCACCAAGACAGAGCTGATTGAGCGCCTGCGTGCCTACCAAGACCAAGTCAGCCCGGCTCCAGGAGCCCCCAAGGCCCCTGCCACCACCTCTGTCCTGTCCAAGGCTGGTGAGGTAGTGGTCGCCTTCCCTGCGGCCCTGCTAAGCACAGGGTCAGCTCTTGTAACAGCAGGCCTTGCACCAGCTGAGATGGTGGTGGCCACAGTAACCAGCAATGGCATGGTGAAGTTTGGCAGCACAGGCTCCACACCCCCTGTGTCTCCCACCCCTTCAGAGCGCTCACTGCTCAGCACGGGTGATGAGAATTCCACACCTGGGGATGCCTTTGGTGAAATGGTGACATCGCCGCTGACACAGCTCACCCTGCAGGCCTCCCCCCTGCAGATCGTGAAGGAGGAGGGTGCCCGAGCTGCGTCCTGCTGCCTGAGCCCCGGTGCACGGGCTGAGCTGGAGGGACTGGACAAGGACCAGATGCTGCAGGAGAAGGACAAGCAGATTGAGGAGCTGACCCGAATGCTCCAACAGAAGCAGCAGCTGGTTGAGCTGCTGCGGCTACAGCTGGAGCAGCAGAAGCGGGCCCAGCAGCCAGCCCCAGCCAGCAGCCCTGTGAAGCGGGAAAGTGGTTTCTCCAGTTGCCAGCTGAGCTGCCAGCCCCAGGGCTCTGCCCGTGCCTTTGGCCCTGGCCTTGTGGTTCCCACTACCAACCATGGAGACGCCCAGGCCCCAGCCCCAGAGTCCCCACCTGTGGTGGTGAAGCAGGAAGCTGTGCCACCTGAGCCAGATCTGGCCCCTGGCTCCCAGCTGCTCTTGGGCTCCCAGGGCTCCGGCTTCCTCAAGAGGGTCAGCCCTCCTACCCTGGTCACTGACTCAACAGGGACTCACCTCATCCTCACTGTGACCAATAAAAGTGCGGATGGCCCTGGCCTGCCCACGGGGAGCCCCCAGCAG CCCTTGTCCCAGCCtggctctccagcccctggtccACCTGCTCAGATGGACCTGGAGCACCCACCTCAGCCTTCATTTGCAACCCCCACATCTCTGCTGAAGAAGGAGCCGCCTAGTTATGAAGAAACTGTGACTCAGCAGCCTAAGCAGCAG GAAAATGGCTCCTCCAGTCAGCACATGGATGATCTGTTTGATATTCTTATTCAGAGTGGAG AGATTTCAGCAGATTTCAAAGAGCCACCATCCCTGCCAGGCAAGGAGAAGTCACCTCCAGCAGCAGCATACGGACCTCCGTTGACACCACAGCCCTCGCCTTTGAGTGAGCTCCCCCAGGCTGCTCCTCCGCCAGGTTCCCCCACACTCCCAGGGCGCCTTGAAGACTTCCTGGAGAGCAGCACAGGGCTGCCCCTGCTGACAAGTGGGCATGAGGGACCAGAACCCCTTTCCCTCATTGACGACCTCCACAGCCAGATGCTGAGCAGCTCTGCCATCCTGGACCACCCCCCATCACCCATGGACACCTCTGAATTGCACTTTGCTCCTGAGCCCAGCAGTGGTATGGGCCTGGACCTGGCTGTTGGCCACTTGGACAGCATGGACTGGCTGGAGCTGTCATCTGGTGGCCCTGTGCTCAGCCTGGCTCCCCTCAGCACTGCAGCCCCCAGCCTCTTCTCGATGGACTTCCTGGATGGCCACGACTTGCAGCTCCACTGGGATTCCTGCTTGTAG
- the Mrtfa gene encoding myocardin-related transcription factor A isoform X1 — protein sequence MAALRRAGMETGCLQYWPLESYISSPLEKTKICQPACRILPFSWIVLKPGKDSYSAVCLTPFHSLREVLQLKLQQRRTREELVSQGIMPPLKSPAAFHEQRRSLERARTEDYLKRKIRSRPERSELVRMHILEETSAEPSLQAKQLKLKRARLADDLNEKIAQRPGPMELVEKNILPVESSLKEAIIVGQVNYPKVADSSSFDEDSSDALSPEQPASHESQGSVPSPLESRVSDPLPSATSISPTQVLSQLPMAPDPGETLFLAEQPPLPPTPLLPPSLTNGSIVPTAKPAPTLIKQSQPKSASEKSQRSKKAKELKPKVKKLKYHQYIPPDQKQDKGAPAMDSSYAKILQQQQLFLQLQILNQQQQQQQQQQHYNYQAILPAPPKPAGETPGSSTPTPSRSLSTSSSSSSGTPGSGGLARQNSTALASKPGALPANLDDMKVAELKQELKLRSLPVSGTKTELIERLRAYQDQVSPAPGAPKAPATTSVLSKAGEVVVAFPAALLSTGSALVTAGLAPAEMVVATVTSNGMVKFGSTGSTPPVSPTPSERSLLSTGDENSTPGDAFGEMVTSPLTQLTLQASPLQIVKEEGARAASCCLSPGARAELEGLDKDQMLQEKDKQIEELTRMLQQKQQLVELLRLQLEQQKRAQQPAPASSPVKRESGFSSCQLSCQPQGSARAFGPGLVVPTTNHGDAQAPAPESPPVVVKQEAVPPEPDLAPGSQLLLGSQGSGFLKRVSPPTLVTDSTGTHLILTVTNKSADGPGLPTGSPQQPLSQPGSPAPGPPAQMDLEHPPQPSFATPTSLLKKEPPSYEETVTQQPKQQENGSSSQHMDDLFDILIQSGEISADFKEPPSLPGKEKSPPAAAYGPPLTPQPSPLSELPQAAPPPGSPTLPGRLEDFLESSTGLPLLTSGHEGPEPLSLIDDLHSQMLSSSAILDHPPSPMDTSELHFAPEPSSGMGLDLAVGHLDSMDWLELSSGGPVLSLAPLSTAAPSLFSMDFLDGHDLQLHWDSCL from the exons CTTTGAAAAGTCCGGCTGCATTTCATGAGCAGAGAAGGAGTCTGGAGCGGGCCAGG ACCGAGGACTATTTGAAACGGAAGATCCGCTCCCGGCCGGAGAGATCAGAGCTGGTCAGGATGCATATTCTGGAAG AGACCTcggctgagccttctctccaggccAAGCAGCTGAAGCTGAAGAGAGCCAGGCTGGCTGATGACCTAAATGAGAAGATTGCACAGAGGCCTGGCCCTATGGAGCTGGTGGAGAAGAACATCCTGCCTGTGGAGTCCAGCCTGAAGGAAGCTATCATTG TGGGCCAGGTGAATTACCCAAAGGTAGCAGACAGTTCCTCCTTCGATGAGGACAGCAGTGATGCCCTGTCTCCTGAGCAGCCTGCCAGCCATGAGTCCCAGGGTTCAGTGCCATCACCCTTGGAGTCCCGAGTCAGTGATCCACTGCCCAGTGCCACCTCCATATCACCCACTCAG GTTCTTTCTCAGCTCCCGATGGCTCCGGATCCTGGAGAGACACTTTTCCTGGCAGAgcagcctcctctgcctcccacaccGCTGCTGCCCCCCAGCCTGACCAATGGAAGCATCGTCCCCACTGCCAAGCCTGCTCCCACACTCATTAAG CAAAGCCAACCAAAGTCTGCCAGCGAGAAGTCACAGCGCAGCAAGAAGGCCAAGGAGCTGAAGCCAAAGGTGAAGAAGCTCAAGTACCACCAGTACATCCCCCCGGACCAAAAGCAGGACAAGGGGGCACCCGCCATGGACTCTTCCTATGCCAAGatcctgcagcagcagcagctcttcTTGCAGCTGCAGATCCtcaaccagcagcagcagcagcagcagcagcagcagcactacAACTACCAGGCCATCCTGCCTGCCCCTCCCAA GCCTGCGGGTGAGActccaggaagcagcacccccaccccatctcggAGCCtctccaccagcagcagctctagCTCAGGCACCCCAGGGTCCGGCGGGCTGGCACGGCAGAACAGCACTGCACTAGCCAGCAAGCCAGGAGCCCTGCCAGCCAACCTGGACGACATGAAG GTGGCAGAGCTGAAGCAGGAGCTGAAGTTGCGGTCGCTGCCCGTCTCAGGCACCAAGACAGAGCTGATTGAGCGCCTGCGTGCCTACCAAGACCAAGTCAGCCCGGCTCCAGGAGCCCCCAAGGCCCCTGCCACCACCTCTGTCCTGTCCAAGGCTGGTGAGGTAGTGGTCGCCTTCCCTGCGGCCCTGCTAAGCACAGGGTCAGCTCTTGTAACAGCAGGCCTTGCACCAGCTGAGATGGTGGTGGCCACAGTAACCAGCAATGGCATGGTGAAGTTTGGCAGCACAGGCTCCACACCCCCTGTGTCTCCCACCCCTTCAGAGCGCTCACTGCTCAGCACGGGTGATGAGAATTCCACACCTGGGGATGCCTTTGGTGAAATGGTGACATCGCCGCTGACACAGCTCACCCTGCAGGCCTCCCCCCTGCAGATCGTGAAGGAGGAGGGTGCCCGAGCTGCGTCCTGCTGCCTGAGCCCCGGTGCACGGGCTGAGCTGGAGGGACTGGACAAGGACCAGATGCTGCAGGAGAAGGACAAGCAGATTGAGGAGCTGACCCGAATGCTCCAACAGAAGCAGCAGCTGGTTGAGCTGCTGCGGCTACAGCTGGAGCAGCAGAAGCGGGCCCAGCAGCCAGCCCCAGCCAGCAGCCCTGTGAAGCGGGAAAGTGGTTTCTCCAGTTGCCAGCTGAGCTGCCAGCCCCAGGGCTCTGCCCGTGCCTTTGGCCCTGGCCTTGTGGTTCCCACTACCAACCATGGAGACGCCCAGGCCCCAGCCCCAGAGTCCCCACCTGTGGTGGTGAAGCAGGAAGCTGTGCCACCTGAGCCAGATCTGGCCCCTGGCTCCCAGCTGCTCTTGGGCTCCCAGGGCTCCGGCTTCCTCAAGAGGGTCAGCCCTCCTACCCTGGTCACTGACTCAACAGGGACTCACCTCATCCTCACTGTGACCAATAAAAGTGCGGATGGCCCTGGCCTGCCCACGGGGAGCCCCCAGCAG CCCTTGTCCCAGCCtggctctccagcccctggtccACCTGCTCAGATGGACCTGGAGCACCCACCTCAGCCTTCATTTGCAACCCCCACATCTCTGCTGAAGAAGGAGCCGCCTAGTTATGAAGAAACTGTGACTCAGCAGCCTAAGCAGCAG GAAAATGGCTCCTCCAGTCAGCACATGGATGATCTGTTTGATATTCTTATTCAGAGTGGAG AGATTTCAGCAGATTTCAAAGAGCCACCATCCCTGCCAGGCAAGGAGAAGTCACCTCCAGCAGCAGCATACGGACCTCCGTTGACACCACAGCCCTCGCCTTTGAGTGAGCTCCCCCAGGCTGCTCCTCCGCCAGGTTCCCCCACACTCCCAGGGCGCCTTGAAGACTTCCTGGAGAGCAGCACAGGGCTGCCCCTGCTGACAAGTGGGCATGAGGGACCAGAACCCCTTTCCCTCATTGACGACCTCCACAGCCAGATGCTGAGCAGCTCTGCCATCCTGGACCACCCCCCATCACCCATGGACACCTCTGAATTGCACTTTGCTCCTGAGCCCAGCAGTGGTATGGGCCTGGACCTGGCTGTTGGCCACTTGGACAGCATGGACTGGCTGGAGCTGTCATCTGGTGGCCCTGTGCTCAGCCTGGCTCCCCTCAGCACTGCAGCCCCCAGCCTCTTCTCGATGGACTTCCTGGATGGCCACGACTTGCAGCTCCACTGGGATTCCTGCTTGTAG